From Pseudomonas fluorescens:
TGCGGCAGTTGTCGACGGCGTTGAACGAGGCTTGCAACTCAAGGATCTTGCGGCGCAGCAGGCGTGCGTTACGGCCCACGTCCTTGCCGAACGCATTGGCCACCGAGGCCAGCATCATCAGGTCGATACCGGACGAAAAGTGCTTGCCGGCACCGCTGAGTACCACGGCGCGCACGGCGTCGGTGTCTTCCACCCATTGGAAGATATCGATGATCTCGGTCCAGAACGCCGCGTTCATCGCGTTGATCTTTTCCGGGCGGTTGATCTGCACATGGGCAACGTTACCGATGAGTTCGACGACGAAAGCTTGGTATTCGGACATGGCAGTGATCCCTGGCTGGCGATTGAGAAAGGCCAGACTATAACAAGGGTGCACAAGGGCGCATCGGCCAAAAACAGGACTGGTAAAAGCCATTGAATGCAGTGGCGCAGGGTTGACGGCACGCCGATACATTTCATCCAGGCCCGACGGTTTATCGGCTATACACTCTGGGGCACTGTCTGGAGTCGTTTATGCCGTCCACGTTTCGCTCATCGTTGATTCTGGCCCTGGTGGTCGTGTTCACCGGCATTGGCGCCGGCCTGGGCGGGATGCTCCTGGCGTTGCTGCTGCATGGCATTCAACACCTGGCCTACGGCTACAGCCTCGACAGCCTGGTCGGGCATGAAACCTTTCTGCGGGGTGTCACTGCCGCGCCCCCCGAGCGGCGCTTGCAGGTGTTGGTGGTGTGCGGCCTGGTCGCCGGCCTGGGTTGGTGGGCCGTGTATCGCTATGGTCGCCCGCTGGTGAGCATCAAGCAGGCGGTGTCATCCACGATGCCGATCATGCCGCCCAAGACCACCCTCGCCCACGCCCTGTTGCAGATCGTCACCGTGGCGCTGGGATCGCCCCTGGGCCGTGAAGTGGCGCCGCGCGAGGTCGGCGCACTGGCCGGCAGTTGGTTGTCGCAACGCGCGCGGCTGACCCCGGATATGCACCGTTTGATCGTTGCCTGTGGCGCGGGCGCGGGCCTGGCGGCGGTGTACAACGTGCCGCTGGGCGGCGCGGTGTTTGTGCTGGAGGTGCTGGTGGGCGCGTTCAGTTGGCCCGCGGCGCTGATCGCCCTGGCGACCTCGGCCATTGGTGCGGCCGTGGCCTGGATCGGGTTGGGAGCGGAGGCGCAGTACGTGGTGCCGCATTTTGTCCTGAGCCCGGCATTGATCGCCTGGGCCGTGGTCTGCGGGCCGCTGTTTGGCATGGCCGCCTACGGTTTCACGCGCCTGACCGGCGCCGCGCGGGCGAACGCCGCGCGCGGCTGGCGCCTGCCGGTGCTGTGCTTGATTAATTTCACGCTCATCGGCGGCCTGGCGATGCTGCTGCCGCAAATCCTCGGCAATGGCAAAGGCCCGGCGCAATTGGGCTTCGACAATGAACTGACGATCGGCCTGGCCGCGCTGTTGCTGCTGGTCAAGGTCCTGATCACCACCAGCAGCCTGCGCGCCGGAGCCGAGGGCGGGCTGTTGACGCCCGGCCTGGCCAACGGCGCGCTACTGGCGATTATCCTCGGCGGCGCCTGGAGCCTGGCGTGGCCGGGGGTACCGTTGGGGGCTTTCGCGATCATCGGCGCGGCCGCTTTCCTGGCCGCCAGCATGAGCATGCCGCTGACAGCGATCGTGCTGGTGGCGGAATTCACCCGTATCGAGCATGACTTCCTGGTACCGATTATTCTCGCGGTGGTGGGTGCGGTCTGCGTGAGCAAGCTGTGCCAACGCTGGGAAAGTGCTGGAAAAAAGCCGGCCCAAGCGCCATCCTGCGCGCTTTAAGCCGCCCCATCAGCGGCGCTCGACGTTTAAGGACATGCCCATGCTCACCCACCCCCTCACCCCCGCCGATTTCGAATTTATCGAAGACACCCTGCTCCAGTACGGCGATGACCATTCGGTGCTGAACCTGGCTGAGCTCGACGGCTACTTCACGGCCTTGGTGTCCAGCCCGGCGCAGGTGGATATCGCCGAATGGTTTCCGGCGATCTGGGGTGGGCAAAACCCGGACTGGGAAAGCGCCGAGCAAGCCAAGCAGTTCCTCGAACTGTGCGTACGCCATATGAACGCCCTCGCCACACAGTTGGCCACCGATGCCCAGGGTTTCAAGGCGCGCTTCGATGACACCGAGCATCAGGGGCAAACCGTGACCCTCGCCGAAGAATGGTGCTTTGGCTATATCCGCGGTGCCGCGATCGGCAACTGGCCGGACCTGCCCGCTGAACAGGCCGCGAACCTGGAGAAAATCTCCTGGTGCGCCGAACAGGACAACTTCGAGTTGCCGGCCGACCTCGATGTACAGGCCCATCAGCAGCGCGCCAGCGCAATCGAACCGGCCGCCCGGGCGCTGCACGATTACTGGCTCGCCCAGCGCTAAGCCTCGACAAGCGTGGCGTCTATGCCCGATTATTCGGGTCCGCCCGTCGGCCACTCCGTACCACCTTGCCTGAATCAGGAGCCTTGTACCTTGAGTTCGCAGAAAACCGTGACCGTTACACCGCCCAATTTCCCCCTCACTGGCAAGGTCGCGCCCCCCGGCTCCAAATCCATTACCAACCGCGCCCTGCTGCTGGCGGCCCTGGCCACCGGCACCAGTCGCCTGAGCGGCGCACTGAAGAGTGATGACACCCGGCACATGTCGGTGGCCCTACGCCAAATGGGCGTGATCATCGATGAGCCGGACGACACCACCTTCGTGGTCACCGGTTCAGGCAAGCTGCAATTGCCGGCGCAACCGCTGTTCCTCGGCAACGCCGGCACCGCCATGCGCTTCCTCACCGCCGCCGTGGCCACCGTGCAAGGCACCGTGGTGCTGGACGGCGACGACTACATGCAAAAACGCCCGATCGGCCCGCTGCTGGCGACCCTGCGTGAGAACGGCATCCAGGTCGAGAGCCCGACCGGCTGCCCCCCGGTGACCGTGCACGGCGTCGGCAAGGTCCAGGCCAAGCGCTTCGAGATCGATGGCGGCTTGTCCAGCCAGTACGTCTCGGCCCTGCTGATGCTCGCAGCCTGCGGCAAAGCGCCGATTGAAGTGGCGCTGACCGGCAAGGATATCGGCGCCCGTGGGTATGTGGACCTGACCCTGGACTGCATGCGTGCGTTCGGCGCGCAGGTCGAGGTGGTCGACGACACGACCTGGCGCGTGGCCCCCACCGGCTACACCGCCCATGACTACCTGATCGAGCCCGACGCTTCCGCCGCCACGTACCTGTGGGCTGCCGAAGTGTTGACCGGCGGCCGCATCGACATCGGCGTGGCCGCGCAGGACTTCACCCAGCCGGACGCCAAGGCCCAGGCCGTGATTGCCCAGTTCCCGCACATGCAGGCCACGGTGGTCGGTTCGCAGATGCAGGATGCGATCCCCACCCTGGCCGTGCTGGCCGCGTTCAACAACACCCCGGTACGCTTCACCGAACTGGCCAACCTGCGGGTCAAGGAATGTGATCGGGTGCAGGCGCTGCATGACGGCCTGAACGAGATTCGTCCGGGCCTGGCGAGCATTGAAGGCGACGACTTGCTGGTCGCCGCCGACCCGGCGTTGGCCGGCACGTCGTGCAACGCCCTGATCGACACCCACGCCGACCATCGCATTGCCATGTGCTTTGCCCTCGCCGGGCTGAAGGTCTCGGGCATCAGGATTCAAGACCCGGACTGCGTGGCCAAGACCTATCCTGAGTACTGGAAGGCCTTGGGCAGCCTCGGTGTGGCGCTGACTTACTGAGGAAAACGCGTCGGAATGGGGAGGGAATGAACATGACGATTCGCCAACCCTGCCCACCCGGCGCCTGCGTCTGCGATCGCGAACAGTTGCTGCAAGCCCCCGGCGCCGACCTGCGCATTCTCAGCCTGACCCGCCAGGAAGAAAAACGCCTGCTCGAACGCCTTGAAAACCTGCAGAACCTGCAAGACCTGGAACGTATGCAGCAGCGGATGTACGAACTGTTGGGCATTCGCGTGCACATCGCGCCGGGGCACACCGAGGTCAAGAGCATGCGCGGGATTCAGATCGTGATCGACGAACTGCCCGGCATGTGCCGCAAGACCCGACAATCGATCCCGGCGGCGATTCGTCGGGGCCTGGAGAAAAACCCGGAAATTGCCTACCGCCTGCTGGACGCCCACGATCTGTTTCGCGAAGGTTGAATCAAACGGCAACCGTCTCGGCCTCGAACAGTCTCTGCCCCACCGCCTTGGCCGTTTGCAGATGCGCGGTCGCCGCGCCATCTTCCGACTCCAGCAACAGCTCCGACGTCACCACCTGGGCCCCGCAGTAATCAAAGATCCCGTAGTCGATTTGCGTGCGCATCGCCTTGGCATAGCCATGTCGATCAAAGGCGCTTTCATCGGCGGCGCCTAGGGCCAGCAGGTGCACACGCAAGTGGCGCAGCTTTTTCACCACGGGCGTGGCGGGGCCGTAGTCGATTGCCCAGCCGTTGACGAAAACGCGGTCGACCCAGCCCTTGAGCAACGCCGGCATGGACCACCAGTAGATCGGGAACGCTATCACCAGCGCATCGGCACGGTCGATGCGCGCTTGTTCGGCCAATACGTCGGCCGGCGGCGTAGCGCGGATACGGTGCACCAGGTGATCGGCGGCGGCGTAGCGCGGGTCGAAGCCTTCGGCGGCGAGGTCGGCGATTTCGAAGCTGTGGCCCGCCGCAGTCAGCCCGGCAGCCACCTGCGCGGCCACGGCGTGGGTGAGCGATTGTGGGTCGTGATGGGCAACGACGATGAGTGCGTGCATGACTTTGACTCCCTTTCGGTTTAATCTACTTTTAGTAAGTTAACGCAGATAAATTACTTTTGGTATATAAGCATGTCAAGCCTTGAATCCCCTGCCCCACGTCGTCGCCTGTCCCGTGAAGATCGCCTGCGCCAATTATTGGATGTGGCCTGGCAACTGGTGCGCGAGGAAGGCACCGAAGCGCTGACCCTGGGCCGCCTGGCGGAACTGGCGGGCGTGACCAAGCCGGTGGTCTACGACCATTTCGTCACCCGCGCCGGGTTGCTCGCCGCGCTGTATGAAGACTTCGACGGGCGTCAGACCCAGGTGTTTGCCGAGGCCCTCGACGCCAGCAGCGCGACCTTGGAAGAGCGCGCAGGGGTGATTGCCTCGTGCTATGTCGATTGCGTGTTATTGCAGGGCCGGGAAATTCCGGGGGTGATTGCGGCACTGAGCAGCTCGCCGGAGCTGGAAGCGCTCAAGCGCAAATACGAGGCGATCTTTCTCGACAAATGCCGCGCCGCGCTGGCGCCCTTTGGCCAGGTATCACAGGCAGGATTGCGGGCGATGCTGGGTGCCGCGGAAGCGTTGTCCCACGCAGCCGCCAGTGGCGAAATCAGCCGTGAAGAGGCGCAACAGGAGTTGCTGGCGACGATTCTGGCGATGGTCAATCGCTCACGGAGCTGAAGACTGGACGGGCTTGCCCTGATGCTGTCCAGTTAAGGCTTTTTTGTAGGAGCGAGCTTGCTCGCGAAGAACTCACAGGCGCCGCGTTGATTCAGGAAACACGCGTCCCCCCATTTTTGCAATACTGATTAACGGGCGATGTGGTTGGCTTGCTTAAATCTATCCGGCGTCTGTTTGGGGCTTGCCCCAGCGCCACGATGAGAGTCGCGCCTGACGATCCTTAAAAGCCCGTCGGCTTCTGAAGCCGATTTTTATGTCAGGATCTTCGCCAGGCCGGTAGGCCGTTCACGTCATCCGTTGTTCAGCTATCGCAAAACCTGAAGGGTGAATTGTGGTACTGCAACAACCGCAGGGTCAGGCGTTCAAGGCGTCTGGCCCTGCTTCATATTGCGCATGGTGAGCCGCTATCGCCCAAGCGATACGCGCCAGTTTGTTGGCCAGGGCACAGGCCACCACATTCGAGTGTCGTCGGCGCAGCAGCGCTCGCACCCAGTCGGCCAAAGCCCCCTTCTGATGATCCAGCCTCTGCATGTAAACCCTGGAGCATTGCACCAGCAGTTGCCGCAGGTGCTTGTCACCCCGCTTGCTGATCCCCAACAAATTGGCTTTGCCGCCCGTGCTGTACTGTCGCGGCACCAAGCCCACTGAAGCCGCAAAATCGCGACTGCATCGGTATTGCTTGCCATCGCCCATTTCTACAGCCAGAAGGCTGGCGGTGATCGGACCGACACACGGCATGCTAAGCAAACGGCTCCCCAGATCATCGTCGGCCAGCTGGCAAGCCAGTTGTTTGTCCAGTTCCTTGATCTGTTCATCCAGGTAAACGAAGTGATCGTGCAGGCGTTGCAACAGCACTGTCAGCCGCACAGGCAGCTCATGCTCGGCCAAAACAGCTGCCAAACGCTTCATGATGGCTGAGCCTTTGGGCAGGCTGATGCCAAATTCCAGCAGGAAACCGTGCATCTGATTGGCTGTCTTGGTGCGGTCATGCACCAACGACTCGCGCATGCGATGCAGGACAGACAGGGTTTGCTGAGACTCGGTTTTAGGCGTAACGAAGCGCATGGACGGACGGGAAGCCGCCTCGCAAATGGCCTCTGCGTCGATAAAGTCATTTTTGTTGCCCTTGACGAAAGGGCGGACAAACTGCGGTGAAATCAACTTGGTCGTATGCCCCATCGCCGCAAGCTGACGGGCGATGAAGTGAGAGCCGGCACAGGCTTCCGTTACCACGACGCAGCTCGGCAAGTTGCCGAAGAACCGCATCATCTGCGCTCGCGAGAGCTTTTTGCGAAACACCTCGCGGCCCGATTTGTCTTGGCCCAGAAGGTGGAAATTATGTTTGCCGAGATCGATCCCGATCAGCGCTGACTCGCTCATGATGATGGCCTCCAAAAACAAAACACCTTGCGAAAGCGTAGCCCTCGCAGGGTGTGGGGGTGACCATCTCATTAGCCCGGTTGCGTTTGCGCGACAGCCGATGCCCGCAGCCGTCAGTCATACGATCCATCGTGCATCTGTAGGATAGCGATCCTCTTTCAAACCGCTGATACTCATCCCCAGGCCCTGCCCACGTCCAGACGACGTTCCGGTCCTTAATGACTTCGTGACGAAAACAATAAGAATGTCGCACAGAGGTACCTACGAATGAGCCGTCATGATCATGGACATGCCAGCCTCCTGGAAGCGTTCAGCGCGATAACACTGGAGCTTCAGCGCCTGGCGCAGAACAAAGATATCGAGCATTTCCATCACGCCGCGCTGAGCTGCATCAGCCAACTGTTGCCCTTCGACAGTGCCTGGTGGGGCCGTGCGGCACTGATTGACGGGTTGCCTGAAGAACACCACTCCTACCTCTACAAATTGCCCCGCAGCTACCTGCCGGACTGGCAATCGATTCGTCATATCGACGTGACCGTCGGCAAGGTCCACGACAACCTGGGACAAGCGGTCATCGTCGACATGCGCAACCCCGCCAGCGGTCCTGGGCTCAACTGGCTCGGCGAGCTGTATGGCATTGGCCAATTGCTGTGCGTTGCGTACGTCGACCCGCAAACCCACCTCAGTGATCACCTCACGGTCTATCGCGCTCCCGACGCACCGTGCTTTACCGGTCAGGATTGCCTGTTGCTGAACAACCTCATGCTGCATCTGGTAGCGGCGGTATCGGCCAATCAGATCCGCACCCTGGTGGCCATGCGCGAAACCCTCACCAGCCCGCGCAATCTGGCGCTCGCCGTATGCGACCAGCGCGGCACACTGCACTGCGCGGAACGTGGCTTCGTCGACTTGCTGCTGAGCGAATGGCCGGACTGGACCGGCCCTTGCCTACCGGTGGCGATGGACGCCCAGGGGTATGAAGGCAAGCACTTGCAGGTCGAGGCTTCGACGGTCGGTGACCTGTTCCTGCTGGCAGCCCGCAGCCGCACGGTGCTGGTGCAACTGAGCCCACGGGAAAACGATGTGGCCCAGGGCTTCGGCGAAGGCAAGACCTACAAGGAAGTCGCCCGCGATCTGGGCATGTCACCCAATACCGTGCGCCACCACATCCGCGCCATCTACAGCAAACTCGGGGTCAAGGACAAAGCCCGAATAGCTCATCTGCTGCACGCCCCGCCTGACTGATCTGCACCGCTGACTCGCGCTGACTTTTTCGCGGTCCTTTTGACCGCCACGGGGCGCTTTTGCGCTTTTTTTTTGCCCCTCTGCCAATGACGGGCGATCCGTTCGCCGCACAACAACTCAAAGAAGAGATGCAATACCCATGACCAGGACCTTCACCCGCAACACCGCACTGGCCCTCATCAGTGGTCTGTCGAGCCTGCACGCTGGCGCTGCCGACCTCAACGCCCGGGATTTTTTTGGCGCGCCCTCGGGCACCACCCTGGGCGTACTGTATTTGCCGGCAAGCCGCGCCGGCGATTTCCACGGCCCGGCCGACAGCACCGGCAAGGCCGACCTGAAGGTCAACGCTGTGGCTTATCGCCAGGTCTTTTTCACCGACATCTGCGGCACGCTCTGCACGCCACAGTTCATCGTGCCCTTCGCCGACATCAACGCCCGCCTGCCGGGTGCCAGCCAGCACACTGGAGAAAGCGGATTCGGTGATCCTCAGGTCGGCGGCACAGTGTTCTTCATCAACGACCCCGCCTCGCGCACCTACAGCGGACTGCTGAGCCTGATTACCCTGCCGGTGGGTGAGTACCACAGCAACCATCCAGATGTGTCGCCCGGCGCCAATCGCTGGGGCGCCACCTTCGTTTACAACTACACCCAGGGCATCGGTGAAAAATGGGTGCTGGAAGCCAACCTCGAAGCCCAGCTTTATGGCAAGAACGACGACTACTTCGGCAGCGACCTGAAACAGGACCCGCTGTATCGACTGCAAGCCTTTGCCTCCTACGACTTCACCCCAAGCACCTATGGCGCGTTGCGACTGATCCACGCCGATGGCGGCGAGCTGCGCATCAATGACCAGCGCATCGACGACACCCACAAGCGCTACACCCAGGTGGGTTTCGAAGTCGGTCATTGGCTCGATCAACAGAATCAATTGATGTTCAGCCTCTCGCAGAACGTCGCCACCGACAACGGCTATCACGGCACCGACGCGCTGCTGCGCCTGGTCCATGTGTTCTGAATTCATTCATCGGAGCTTGACCATGAACACCCAGACCAAACCGCTGCCCCATCAGCGTTCCCTCGCTTCATCGCAACTGGCATTGCTGGCCGCCATTGTGCTGTTTGCCGCCATCACCCCGACCATCCTCATGACCGCACCGGCAGTGGCGGCGCAACTGGCGACTCAATGGCAGTTGAGCGCCTCACAGATCGGCGATCTGTTCTCCACTGAACTGGGTGCCATGAGCCTGGCCACCCTGCCCGCGCTCTGGTGGCTCAAACGTGTCGACTGGCGCCGCGCCGCATTGGCGGCCGGGGTTGTGTTTATTGCAGCCAACCTGTTGTCGATACTGGCCCACGATTACCCGATGCTTCTGGCATTGCGCTTCTGCAGCGCCCTGGCCGGCGGTTCATTGATGATTATCTGCCTGTCCAGCGCGGCCTCGACGTCCAACCCCGGACGCGTCTATGGCTTATGGGTGATGGGGCAACTGGTGGTCGGGGCGCTGGGTTTGAGCATCCTGCCACGCCTGTTCGAACACTACGGGCTGTCGGCCTGTTACTTGATCCTCGCCGGACTGATGACCGTTTTTCTGCCACTGGCTCGTTATTTCCCCCAGGGCAGCCCGCCGCCTGCAAAAGTCGCCGAGCGAGTAGCCCTCGCCTCGAAGTGGAAGGCCGCACTGGGCATTCTTGGCATCCTGAGTTTTTACATCAGCCTGAGCGGCGTCTGGACCTTTATCGGTTCCATCAGCACACGCGCCGGCCTCTCTGCCGAGTCCAGCGGCGAGATCCTTGCCATCGCCACGATGACAGGCATTGTCGGCGCCGGTTGTGCCTCGCTGATCGGCAATCGTCTGCCACGCCTGCTGTTGCTGCTGCTCGGTTATGCGGTGATGGCAGGCTCGGTGCTGTTGTTGCTGGGCCAACCCGACATGCTGCGTTTTGCATTGGCCGCGCTGCTGTTCAAGTTCACCTGGACCTTCATCCTGCCGTTGATTCTGGCCTGCCTGGCCGACCTCGACCGCTCCGGAAAACTGATGAACGCCTCCAACCTGGTGATCGGTGGCGGCCTGGCCATCGGCCCGAGTGTGGCTGGGCGGCTGATCGAAGCCAGTGGCGACTTTCAATCGCTGCTGATCGGCGGGGCCTGCATCACCTTGCTGTCACTGGTGTTGATTCTGAGTTGCCGCCCTAGCGCATGAGCAGCCCTTTTACCCAAAAAAAATGGAAACGACGATGAGCCGAAAAAGTGCATTTTTCTTCGACGAACTCAGCCTTTGGCACAGCGCTGGACTGCACGCCTTGACCTTGCCCGTAGGAGGTTGGGTGCAACCGCCTGCCGCTGCCGGCCACGCCGAATCGCCGGAAACCAAACGCCGGTTGAAGAGCCTGCTGGACGTTTCCGGCCTGACCCGACACCTGCAGGTACAAAGCGCCAATCCGGCAACGCATGAGGACCTGCTGCGGGTGCATACGCCTGGCTACCTGCAACGTTTCAAGGCCATGAGCGATGCCGGGGGCGGCGAATTGGGGCAGAACGCGCCCATCGGGCCCGACAGTTATGAAATAGCCAGACTCTCCGCCGGCCTGGCCATGGCCGCGGTGGACGCGGTGCTGTCCGGCGAGGTCGACAATGCCTATTCCCTGTCACGCCCACCGGGCCACCACTGCCTCGCCGACAGCGCCATGGGCTTCTGCTTCCTGGCCAATATCGCCATCGCCATCGAGGCCGCCAAAGCCCAGCGTGGATTGGGCAAAGTCGCGGTGATCGACTGGGACGTGCACCACGGCAACGGTACGCAATCCATCTTCGAAGAGCGTGCCGACGTGCTGACCATTTCGCTGCATCAAGACGGCTGCTTTCCTGCGGGTTACAGCGGTGAAGCCGATCGCGGCCGTGGCGCGGGATTGGGAGCGAATATCAATATTCCGTTGCCCCCCGGCAGCGGTCATGAGGCTTACCTCTACGCGATGCAGCGCATCGTGATGCCGGCGCTGGAGCGTTTTGAGCCAGAGTTGATCATCGTCGCCTGCGGTTACGACGCCAACGCCGTCGACCCGCTGGCCCGGATGCTGTTGCACAGCGACTCGTTCCGGCAAATGACCCGCTGCGTGCGCAAAGCCGCCGAACGCCTGTGTCAAGGCCGTCTCGTGCTGGTGCATGAAGGCGGGTATTCCGAAGCGTATGTGCCGTTTTGCGGATTAGCCGCCATTGAGGAACTGGCGGGCGTCCGGACTGAAGTGGCTGATCCCATGCTGGAATTTGTGCAGTTGCAGCAACCGAAGGAAGCGCTTGCGGCGTTTCAGCGGCACTGGATCGATGCGCTGGCCGAAGCACGCTGAGCCTGGATGCTGACAACGTTGCGGGTCAGTTCGCGGGGCCGAACCTGACGCAAAAAAATCCGATGCCATCACAGGCGTCGGATTTTTATTGGTTGCCGCTAAAGATCAAACGCGCTTGGGCTGGCAGTCAGCAGTGGCTGATCAGTCGCTTCAACACGGTCTTGAACGTTTCGATCTGCGCTTCGCTGAATTCGGCAAAGACTTTCTCTTGTTGCGCCTGCGCGATCGCCCAAAGGTCTTCGGTCTGCTCGATACCGGCCGCCGTCAGACGTACGCCGTTGTCATCGTCGTTTACCAGCCCCTTGCGCTTGAGGTTGGCGACGGCCTCATCGATTTCCCGAACAGGCATCGCCACCTCACGCAACAGATCATTGGGGCTCAGCCTGGCGTCGTTTTCCAGCACCATCAGCATGCGCGCCTCGCTGGTACGCAGGCCAGTGGACAGTTGCCGAGGCTGGTAGCTGGACTGGTAGGCGCGCACCGCCTGGGTCATCAAGTAATACAGGTTATGGCTGAGACGCCCCTGGAAATGGCTGCTCGGGGCCTGGTTTTCATCGCGCTGGGTCATTCGGGTATGGGGCAAGACCATGGAGTAAGCCCCCTGGTGATACAGCAACGGCGAGCGACCGAAATCGTCGAACGCCACCACCTTGCCAATCATGATCCAATGGTCACCACCGTCGACCTGCTGGTACTTCTCGCAATGAAAACGAGCCGCGCAGTCGGCAAACACTGGCGAGCCGCCCTCCCCCGATTCGTACTCGATCTCGGCGAAGCGATTCTCCTTGGGTCGGGCGAAGTTATTGGAGAGGTCGATCTGGTCCGCCGCCAGCACGTTGACGGCAAAATGACTGGCCTCCTCGAACACCTCATGGCTGTTGGAACGTTTGTCGATACTCCACAGCACCAACGGAGGGTCAAGGGACACCGAGTTGAAACTGTTGGCCGTCACACCGACCTTGCGCCCGCTGGCGTCGGCCGCCGTCACCACGGTGACGCCAGTGGCAAAGTTGCCCAGGGCCCGGCGAAAGGCGCGAGGGTCGAAAGACGCAGAAAATTTATCAGACATGCAAGACTCCCGGACTGCTTGCACAAGCAGCCCTGATTATTGTTATGGCGCGTAGGGCGAATGACTCAGATCATGCTGGGATCGGGCTCGAGGCCCATCAACTCACGACCCAGGATCTGCGCGCAGACGTCGTAGTCGGTGTAGGCATGGGCACCGGTCATGTGCGAGTCACGGAACAGGCGCTGCATCTCGTTGTGCTCGAACCAGGCATTGCCGCCAGCGGCCTCGAACAGACGGTCCACGGCCTGGATGCACATTTTGGTCGCATAGGCCTGGTTGGTGCGCCAGAACGCCAGGGTTTCACGGCTCGGATAGCGCTGCTGCTCACTGTGCTCGGCGTGTTCCTGCCAGGTCTTTTCTAGAAAGGCCCGGGCCGCGGCGACCTGGTGCGTCGACTCGGCCAGGCGCATCAGTGCGGGTGTAGCCGCACCCACCGCGGCCCCGGTGTAGGCACGCACGCGCGTTTTGGTTTTTTCGCGGAAGACCTCCAGCATGCGCTCGGCAACCCCCAGGCTGACGGTGGAGAAACCGCTGGCAAAGTAAGGACGGTACGGCGAGTAGAAAATCTTGCTGTCCGGGTACAAGCCGAAGCCTGCGGACTTGCCTTCCATCATGTCCTTGGCTTTCTGGATGCGGTGCTCCGGCACCCAGGCGTTGTCGATGATCAGGGTCTTGGTGCCACTGCCTTTCATGCCGGCGGCAAACCAGTCATCGCGAATCTGATAGTCGCTGCGCGGCAGCACGGCAAAGCAATAGTCCTGGGTGCCTTCGGCATTCTTGCGCCGGAAACCGACAATCGCCCACTC
This genomic window contains:
- a CDS encoding transporter, whose product is MTRTFTRNTALALISGLSSLHAGAADLNARDFFGAPSGTTLGVLYLPASRAGDFHGPADSTGKADLKVNAVAYRQVFFTDICGTLCTPQFIVPFADINARLPGASQHTGESGFGDPQVGGTVFFINDPASRTYSGLLSLITLPVGEYHSNHPDVSPGANRWGATFVYNYTQGIGEKWVLEANLEAQLYGKNDDYFGSDLKQDPLYRLQAFASYDFTPSTYGALRLIHADGGELRINDQRIDDTHKRYTQVGFEVGHWLDQQNQLMFSLSQNVATDNGYHGTDALLRLVHVF
- a CDS encoding TetR/AcrR family transcriptional regulator encodes the protein MSSLESPAPRRRLSREDRLRQLLDVAWQLVREEGTEALTLGRLAELAGVTKPVVYDHFVTRAGLLAALYEDFDGRQTQVFAEALDASSATLEERAGVIASCYVDCVLLQGREIPGVIAALSSSPELEALKRKYEAIFLDKCRAALAPFGQVSQAGLRAMLGAAEALSHAAASGEISREEAQQELLATILAMVNRSRS
- a CDS encoding helix-turn-helix transcriptional regulator; the encoded protein is MSRHDHGHASLLEAFSAITLELQRLAQNKDIEHFHHAALSCISQLLPFDSAWWGRAALIDGLPEEHHSYLYKLPRSYLPDWQSIRHIDVTVGKVHDNLGQAVIVDMRNPASGPGLNWLGELYGIGQLLCVAYVDPQTHLSDHLTVYRAPDAPCFTGQDCLLLNNLMLHLVAAVSANQIRTLVAMRETLTSPRNLALAVCDQRGTLHCAERGFVDLLLSEWPDWTGPCLPVAMDAQGYEGKHLQVEASTVGDLFLLAARSRTVLVQLSPRENDVAQGFGEGKTYKEVARDLGMSPNTVRHHIRAIYSKLGVKDKARIAHLLHAPPD
- a CDS encoding IS110 family transposase; protein product: MSESALIGIDLGKHNFHLLGQDKSGREVFRKKLSRAQMMRFFGNLPSCVVVTEACAGSHFIARQLAAMGHTTKLISPQFVRPFVKGNKNDFIDAEAICEAASRPSMRFVTPKTESQQTLSVLHRMRESLVHDRTKTANQMHGFLLEFGISLPKGSAIMKRLAAVLAEHELPVRLTVLLQRLHDHFVYLDEQIKELDKQLACQLADDDLGSRLLSMPCVGPITASLLAVEMGDGKQYRCSRDFAASVGLVPRQYSTGGKANLLGISKRGDKHLRQLLVQCSRVYMQRLDHQKGALADWVRALLRRRHSNVVACALANKLARIAWAIAAHHAQYEAGPDALNA
- a CDS encoding NAD(P)H-dependent oxidoreductase; protein product: MHALIVVAHHDPQSLTHAVAAQVAAGLTAAGHSFEIADLAAEGFDPRYAAADHLVHRIRATPPADVLAEQARIDRADALVIAFPIYWWSMPALLKGWVDRVFVNGWAIDYGPATPVVKKLRHLRVHLLALGAADESAFDRHGYAKAMRTQIDYGIFDYCGAQVVTSELLLESEDGAATAHLQTAKAVGQRLFEAETVAV
- a CDS encoding UPF0149 family protein, which translates into the protein MLTHPLTPADFEFIEDTLLQYGDDHSVLNLAELDGYFTALVSSPAQVDIAEWFPAIWGGQNPDWESAEQAKQFLELCVRHMNALATQLATDAQGFKARFDDTEHQGQTVTLAEEWCFGYIRGAAIGNWPDLPAEQAANLEKISWCAEQDNFELPADLDVQAHQQRASAIEPAARALHDYWLAQR
- the aroA gene encoding 3-phosphoshikimate 1-carboxyvinyltransferase, with amino-acid sequence MSSQKTVTVTPPNFPLTGKVAPPGSKSITNRALLLAALATGTSRLSGALKSDDTRHMSVALRQMGVIIDEPDDTTFVVTGSGKLQLPAQPLFLGNAGTAMRFLTAAVATVQGTVVLDGDDYMQKRPIGPLLATLRENGIQVESPTGCPPVTVHGVGKVQAKRFEIDGGLSSQYVSALLMLAACGKAPIEVALTGKDIGARGYVDLTLDCMRAFGAQVEVVDDTTWRVAPTGYTAHDYLIEPDASAATYLWAAEVLTGGRIDIGVAAQDFTQPDAKAQAVIAQFPHMQATVVGSQMQDAIPTLAVLAAFNNTPVRFTELANLRVKECDRVQALHDGLNEIRPGLASIEGDDLLVAADPALAGTSCNALIDTHADHRIAMCFALAGLKVSGIRIQDPDCVAKTYPEYWKALGSLGVALTY
- a CDS encoding chloride channel protein translates to MPSTFRSSLILALVVVFTGIGAGLGGMLLALLLHGIQHLAYGYSLDSLVGHETFLRGVTAAPPERRLQVLVVCGLVAGLGWWAVYRYGRPLVSIKQAVSSTMPIMPPKTTLAHALLQIVTVALGSPLGREVAPREVGALAGSWLSQRARLTPDMHRLIVACGAGAGLAAVYNVPLGGAVFVLEVLVGAFSWPAALIALATSAIGAAVAWIGLGAEAQYVVPHFVLSPALIAWAVVCGPLFGMAAYGFTRLTGAARANAARGWRLPVLCLINFTLIGGLAMLLPQILGNGKGPAQLGFDNELTIGLAALLLLVKVLITTSSLRAGAEGGLLTPGLANGALLAIILGGAWSLAWPGVPLGAFAIIGAAAFLAASMSMPLTAIVLVAEFTRIEHDFLVPIILAVVGAVCVSKLCQRWESAGKKPAQAPSCAL